A single window of Haliotis asinina isolate JCU_RB_2024 chromosome 5, JCU_Hal_asi_v2, whole genome shotgun sequence DNA harbors:
- the LOC137283659 gene encoding probable ATP-dependent RNA helicase DDX5 isoform X3 has translation MTSVLTGSLLRHLARAQSLRKSATALVGQSVSTDMSYRDRMFDSSGRSDRKGFGGRSDRGGGSRFGGRDSGRGGGSFDRYGSGGGMGRGGSRPSLKGIQPGERLRKPRWDLERLPKIEKNFYREHPNVLNRSPEELQAFYNENQITIRGRDVPKAILNFDEANIPDYVMHQIRRNNWQKPTPIQSMGWPVALSGRDCVGIAQTGSGKTLGFILPAIIHITNQPYLEPGDGPICLVLVPTRELAQQVQEVANEFGHASKVRNCCVYGGAPKGPQIRDLERGAEICIATPGRLIDFLEAGKTNLRRTTYMVLDEADRMLDMGFEPQIRKIIEQVRPDRQTLMWSATWPKEVRKLAEDFLKDYCQVNIGALQLSANHNILQIIDVCQEYEKENKLVKLLEGIMQERDNKTLIFMETKRKCDDLSRRMKRDGWPVMAIHGDKSQQERDWVLNEFRTGKTPLLIATDVASRGLDVEDIKFVINFDYPACSEDYVHRIGRTGRSNNTGTAYTFFTPSNSKQVNDLVSVLREANQNINPKLLQLAESNRGSMGKGQYRNRFNRQRKDYYY, from the exons ATGACGTCAGTGTTGACCGGCTCACTACTTCGCCATCTTGCGAGAGCACAGTCATTAAGAAAATCAGCCACAGCCCTAGTAGGTCAATCAGTCTCAACAGACATGTCGTACAGAGACAGAATGTTCGACTCCTCGGGTAGATCAGACAGAAAAGG GTTTGGTGGCAGATCTGATCGAGGAGGTGGATCTCGATTTGGAGGTAGAGATAGTGGTCGAGGTGGTGGAAGTTTTGACAGATATGGATCAGGTGGTGGTATGGGTCGAGGTGGAAGCAGGCCATCCCTCAAAGGCATCCAACCTGGCGAAAGACTGAGGAAACCCAGATGGGATTTGGAAAGACTCCCCAAGATTGAAAAGAATTTCTACAGGGAACatccaaatgttttaaatcgATCACCC gaAGAACTACAAGCTTTCTACAATGAGAATCAGATCACCATTAGGGGACGAGATGTACCAAAGGCAATCCTTAACTTTGATGAGGCAAACATTCCAG ACTATGTTATGCACCAAATCAGAAGGAACAACTGGCAAAAACCAACCCCAATTCAGAGTATGGGTTGGCCAGTGGCTCTTTCGGGCAGAGATTGCGTTGGAATTGCACAGACAGGATCCGGCAAGACACTAGGG TTTATCCTGCCAGCTATCATCCACATAACAAATCAGCCCTACCTCGAACCTGGCGATGGACCAATT TGTTTGGTGCTGGTTCCAACAAGAGAGTTAGCCCAGCAGGTTCAAGAAGTAGCCAATGAATTTGGCCACGCATCCAAGGTTCGAAActgctgtgtgtatggtggtgCTCCAAAGGGACCACAGATCAGAGATCTAGAAAGAG GAGCTGAAATCTGCATTGCAACTCCTGGAAGATTGATTGACTTCCTTGAAGCCGGAAAGACTAACCTGAGACGAACAACATACATGGTCCTTGATGAAGCAGACAGAATGTTGGACATGGGTTTTGAGCCCCAGATCAGGAAAATCATTGAACAAGTTCGA CCAGACAGACAGACTCTGATGTGGAGTGCCACATGGCCCAAAGAAGTGCGAAAACTTGCAGAGGACTTCTTAAAGGACTACTGTCAAGTAAATATAGGAGCTTTGCAGCTTAGTGCTAATCACAACATCCTGCAGATAATTGACGTGTGCCAAGAATATGAGAAGGAGAACAA GCTTGTGAAACTCCTTGAAGGCATTATGCAGGAGAGAGACAACAAGACTCTCATATTTATGGAGACCAAGAGGAAATGTGATGACTTGTCTCGAAGAATGAAGAGAGATGG TTGGCCTGTCATGGCAATCCATGGAGATAAATCTCAGCAAGAGAGAGACTGGGTTCTGAATG AATTCAGAACTGGTAAAACACCTCTTCTCATTGCCACAGATGTTGCCTCCCGTGGCTTAG ATGTGGAAGACATTAAATTTGTGATAAACTTTGACTACCCTGCCTGCTCTGAGGACTATGTACATCGCATTGGCCGGACAGGCCGCAGCAACAACACTGGCACTGCCTACACATTCTTCACACCTAGCAATAGCAAGCAGGTGAACGACCTGGTCTCCGTGCTCCGAGAAGCCAACCAGAACATCAACCCAAAACTACTTCAGTTGGCCGAGTCAAACCGAGGGAGCATGGGAAAAGGTCAGTACAGAAACAGATTTAATAGACAACGGAAGGACTACTATTATTAG
- the LOC137283659 gene encoding uncharacterized protein isoform X1 gives MTSVLTGSLLRHLARAQSLRKSATALVGQSVSTDMSYRDRMFDSSGRSDRKGFGGRSDRGGGSRFGGRDSGRGGGSFDRYGSGGGMGRGGSRPSLKGIQPGERLRKPRWDLERLPKIEKNFYREHPNVLNRSPEELQAFYNENQITIRGRDVPKAILNFDEANIPDYVMHQIRRNNWQKPTPIQSMGWPVALSGRDCVGIAQTGSGKTLGFILPAIIHITNQPYLEPGDGPICLVLVPTRELAQQVQEVANEFGHASKVRNCCVYGGAPKGPQIRDLERGAEICIATPGRLIDFLEAGKTNLRRTTYMVLDEADRMLDMGFEPQIRKIIEQVRPDRQTLMWSATWPKEVRKLAEDFLKDYCQVNIGALQLSANHNILQIIDVCQEYEKENKLVKLLEGIMQERDNKTLIFMETKRKCDDLSRRMKRDGWPVMAIHGDKSQQERDWVLNEFRTGKTPLLIATDVASRGLDVEDIKFVINFDYPACSEDYVHRIGRTGRSNNTGTAYTFFTPSNSKQVNDLVSVLREANQNINPKLLQLAESNRGSMGKGRSRWKGRDDRSGRDSRGSYRDHDSYGSRDRGRGGSSYSGSGYGGSSYGGGSMGGSSSSQSGFGQTSRDSSSGSRGGGYSNSSSRGGFSQRSESRFSGQSQTGTAPKNNFNQGASRGGMAPKPQSVVQQPQYGQQRQPQMNGYGGTGAGAAPSAPQGAAAPPKPPQSQQQPQQGGPGKMQDLQNMAFMYSQWMQHSTGAPPPPPSGPVAPPPPPPPGY, from the exons ATGACGTCAGTGTTGACCGGCTCACTACTTCGCCATCTTGCGAGAGCACAGTCATTAAGAAAATCAGCCACAGCCCTAGTAGGTCAATCAGTCTCAACAGACATGTCGTACAGAGACAGAATGTTCGACTCCTCGGGTAGATCAGACAGAAAAGG GTTTGGTGGCAGATCTGATCGAGGAGGTGGATCTCGATTTGGAGGTAGAGATAGTGGTCGAGGTGGTGGAAGTTTTGACAGATATGGATCAGGTGGTGGTATGGGTCGAGGTGGAAGCAGGCCATCCCTCAAAGGCATCCAACCTGGCGAAAGACTGAGGAAACCCAGATGGGATTTGGAAAGACTCCCCAAGATTGAAAAGAATTTCTACAGGGAACatccaaatgttttaaatcgATCACCC gaAGAACTACAAGCTTTCTACAATGAGAATCAGATCACCATTAGGGGACGAGATGTACCAAAGGCAATCCTTAACTTTGATGAGGCAAACATTCCAG ACTATGTTATGCACCAAATCAGAAGGAACAACTGGCAAAAACCAACCCCAATTCAGAGTATGGGTTGGCCAGTGGCTCTTTCGGGCAGAGATTGCGTTGGAATTGCACAGACAGGATCCGGCAAGACACTAGGG TTTATCCTGCCAGCTATCATCCACATAACAAATCAGCCCTACCTCGAACCTGGCGATGGACCAATT TGTTTGGTGCTGGTTCCAACAAGAGAGTTAGCCCAGCAGGTTCAAGAAGTAGCCAATGAATTTGGCCACGCATCCAAGGTTCGAAActgctgtgtgtatggtggtgCTCCAAAGGGACCACAGATCAGAGATCTAGAAAGAG GAGCTGAAATCTGCATTGCAACTCCTGGAAGATTGATTGACTTCCTTGAAGCCGGAAAGACTAACCTGAGACGAACAACATACATGGTCCTTGATGAAGCAGACAGAATGTTGGACATGGGTTTTGAGCCCCAGATCAGGAAAATCATTGAACAAGTTCGA CCAGACAGACAGACTCTGATGTGGAGTGCCACATGGCCCAAAGAAGTGCGAAAACTTGCAGAGGACTTCTTAAAGGACTACTGTCAAGTAAATATAGGAGCTTTGCAGCTTAGTGCTAATCACAACATCCTGCAGATAATTGACGTGTGCCAAGAATATGAGAAGGAGAACAA GCTTGTGAAACTCCTTGAAGGCATTATGCAGGAGAGAGACAACAAGACTCTCATATTTATGGAGACCAAGAGGAAATGTGATGACTTGTCTCGAAGAATGAAGAGAGATGG TTGGCCTGTCATGGCAATCCATGGAGATAAATCTCAGCAAGAGAGAGACTGGGTTCTGAATG AATTCAGAACTGGTAAAACACCTCTTCTCATTGCCACAGATGTTGCCTCCCGTGGCTTAG ATGTGGAAGACATTAAATTTGTGATAAACTTTGACTACCCTGCCTGCTCTGAGGACTATGTACATCGCATTGGCCGGACAGGCCGCAGCAACAACACTGGCACTGCCTACACATTCTTCACACCTAGCAATAGCAAGCAGGTGAACGACCTGGTCTCCGTGCTCCGAGAAGCCAACCAGAACATCAACCCAAAACTACTTCAGTTGGCCGAGTCAAACCGAGGGAGCATGGGAAAAG GTCGAAGCAGGTGGAAGGGTAGAGATGACAGAAGTGGTCGTGACAGCCGTGGGAGCTACAGAGATCATGATAGCTATGGCAGTCGGGATAGAGGACGTGGGGGTTCTAGTTACAGTGGTTCAGGTTACGGGGGATCAAGTTACGGGGGTGGCAGCATGGGAGGTAGTAGCAGCAGTCAGAGTGGGTTTGGTCAGACATCGCGAGATAGTTCAAGCGGGTCCAGGGGAGGAGGATACTCAAATAGTTCAAGTCGGGGTGGGTTCAGTCAAAGAAGTGAAAGCAGGTTTTCAGGTCAAAGCCAAACTGGAACGGCACCAAAGAACAATTTCAACCAGGGGGCTTCAAGAGGGGGAATGGCACCCAAACCACAGTCAGTAGTGCAGCAGCCTCAGTATGGACAACAGAGGCAGCCTCAGATGAATGGTTATGGTGGAACTGGTGCAGGTGCAGCACCATCAGCACCACAAGGAGCAGCAGCACCACCTAAACCTCCACAATCACAGCAACAGCCACAACAGGGAGGACCAGGAAAAATGCAGGATTTGCAGAACATGGCCTTTATGTATAGCCAGTGGATGCAGCATTCCACTGGTGCACCACCACCTCCCCCATCTGGCCCTGTGGcgccccctccccctcccccacctggttactag
- the LOC137283664 gene encoding exosome complex component RRP46-like isoform X3 translates to MPDLRPMTSDLGVLTRPDGTVTFTQGDTGILAAVYGPGEVKIAREILDRATVEVIYKPKSGLPGCSERLHERYIRNTVETAILASLHPRSCISVTVQELQNSGSLLACSVNAACLALLDACVNMKYLIAGVHVIIDREGNMILDPDLKQEMEKVAGVTFVLENQNYSVVTMSSRGSLTTEHFHKCLLYAQAAAKQIFSFYRIAVEKKMSKP, encoded by the coding sequence ATGCCTGATCTGCGGCCAATGACCAGTGACCTGGGAGTACTGACTAGACCCGATGGAACTGTAACCTTCACTCAAGGTGACACAGGAATCCTAGCAGCAGTCTATGGACCTGGTGAAGTGAAAATTGCTAGGGAAATCCTGGACCGAGCCACAGTGGAGGTCATCTACAAACCTAAGTCAGGGTTGCCTGGATGTTCTGAAAGACTGCATGAACGATACATTCGAAATACAGTAGAGACAGCTATATTGGCTTCCCTTCACCCAagatcatgtatatcagtgacaGTACAAGAGCTGCAAAACTCGGGCTCCCTGCTTGCGTGTTCGGTGAATGCAGCTTGTTTAGCTTTGTTAGATGCGTGTGTGAACATGAAATACCTGATAGCTGGTGTCCATGTGATCATAGATAGAGAGGGCAACATGATACTCGACCCAGACCTCAAGCAGGAGATGGAGAAAGTGGCTggtgtgacatttgtgttggAGAACCAGaactacagtgttgtcactatgtCCAGTAGGGGCAGTCTGACCACGGAACACTTCCACAAATGTCTTCTGTACGCCCAGGCTGCTGCAAAACAAATCTTCTCATTCTACAGGATTGCTGTTgaaaagaaaatgtcaaaacCATGA
- the LOC137283659 gene encoding probable ATP-dependent RNA helicase DDX5 isoform X2, translating into MSYRDRMFDSSGRSDRKGFGGRSDRGGGSRFGGRDSGRGGGSFDRYGSGGGMGRGGSRPSLKGIQPGERLRKPRWDLERLPKIEKNFYREHPNVLNRSPEELQAFYNENQITIRGRDVPKAILNFDEANIPDYVMHQIRRNNWQKPTPIQSMGWPVALSGRDCVGIAQTGSGKTLGFILPAIIHITNQPYLEPGDGPICLVLVPTRELAQQVQEVANEFGHASKVRNCCVYGGAPKGPQIRDLERGAEICIATPGRLIDFLEAGKTNLRRTTYMVLDEADRMLDMGFEPQIRKIIEQVRPDRQTLMWSATWPKEVRKLAEDFLKDYCQVNIGALQLSANHNILQIIDVCQEYEKENKLVKLLEGIMQERDNKTLIFMETKRKCDDLSRRMKRDGWPVMAIHGDKSQQERDWVLNEFRTGKTPLLIATDVASRGLDVEDIKFVINFDYPACSEDYVHRIGRTGRSNNTGTAYTFFTPSNSKQVNDLVSVLREANQNINPKLLQLAESNRGSMGKGQYRNRFNRQRKDYYY; encoded by the exons ATGTCGTACAGAGACAGAATGTTCGACTCCTCGGGTAGATCAGACAGAAAAGG GTTTGGTGGCAGATCTGATCGAGGAGGTGGATCTCGATTTGGAGGTAGAGATAGTGGTCGAGGTGGTGGAAGTTTTGACAGATATGGATCAGGTGGTGGTATGGGTCGAGGTGGAAGCAGGCCATCCCTCAAAGGCATCCAACCTGGCGAAAGACTGAGGAAACCCAGATGGGATTTGGAAAGACTCCCCAAGATTGAAAAGAATTTCTACAGGGAACatccaaatgttttaaatcgATCACCC gaAGAACTACAAGCTTTCTACAATGAGAATCAGATCACCATTAGGGGACGAGATGTACCAAAGGCAATCCTTAACTTTGATGAGGCAAACATTCCAG ACTATGTTATGCACCAAATCAGAAGGAACAACTGGCAAAAACCAACCCCAATTCAGAGTATGGGTTGGCCAGTGGCTCTTTCGGGCAGAGATTGCGTTGGAATTGCACAGACAGGATCCGGCAAGACACTAGGG TTTATCCTGCCAGCTATCATCCACATAACAAATCAGCCCTACCTCGAACCTGGCGATGGACCAATT TGTTTGGTGCTGGTTCCAACAAGAGAGTTAGCCCAGCAGGTTCAAGAAGTAGCCAATGAATTTGGCCACGCATCCAAGGTTCGAAActgctgtgtgtatggtggtgCTCCAAAGGGACCACAGATCAGAGATCTAGAAAGAG GAGCTGAAATCTGCATTGCAACTCCTGGAAGATTGATTGACTTCCTTGAAGCCGGAAAGACTAACCTGAGACGAACAACATACATGGTCCTTGATGAAGCAGACAGAATGTTGGACATGGGTTTTGAGCCCCAGATCAGGAAAATCATTGAACAAGTTCGA CCAGACAGACAGACTCTGATGTGGAGTGCCACATGGCCCAAAGAAGTGCGAAAACTTGCAGAGGACTTCTTAAAGGACTACTGTCAAGTAAATATAGGAGCTTTGCAGCTTAGTGCTAATCACAACATCCTGCAGATAATTGACGTGTGCCAAGAATATGAGAAGGAGAACAA GCTTGTGAAACTCCTTGAAGGCATTATGCAGGAGAGAGACAACAAGACTCTCATATTTATGGAGACCAAGAGGAAATGTGATGACTTGTCTCGAAGAATGAAGAGAGATGG TTGGCCTGTCATGGCAATCCATGGAGATAAATCTCAGCAAGAGAGAGACTGGGTTCTGAATG AATTCAGAACTGGTAAAACACCTCTTCTCATTGCCACAGATGTTGCCTCCCGTGGCTTAG ATGTGGAAGACATTAAATTTGTGATAAACTTTGACTACCCTGCCTGCTCTGAGGACTATGTACATCGCATTGGCCGGACAGGCCGCAGCAACAACACTGGCACTGCCTACACATTCTTCACACCTAGCAATAGCAAGCAGGTGAACGACCTGGTCTCCGTGCTCCGAGAAGCCAACCAGAACATCAACCCAAAACTACTTCAGTTGGCCGAGTCAAACCGAGGGAGCATGGGAAAAGGTCAGTACAGAAACAGATTTAATAGACAACGGAAGGACTACTATTATTAG
- the LOC137283664 gene encoding exosome complex component RRP46-like isoform X2 yields MIINKRIQVGPKIESSVMPDLRPMTSDLGVLTRPDGTVTFTQGDTGILAAVYGPGEVKIAREILDRATVEVIYKPKSGLPGCSERLHERYIRNTVETAILASLHPRSCISVTVQELQNSGSLLACSVNAACLALLDACVNMKYLIAGVHVIIDREGNMILDPDLKQEMEKVAGVTFVLENQNYSVVTMSSRGSLTTEHFHKCLLYAQAAAKQIFSFYRIAVEKKMSKP; encoded by the exons ATGATCATAAACAAAAGGATACAAGTGGGACCCAAAATTGAAA GTTCAGTCATGCCTGATCTGCGGCCAATGACCAGTGACCTGGGAGTACTGACTAGACCCGATGGAACTGTAACCTTCACTCAAGGTGACACAGGAATCCTAGCAGCAGTCTATGGACCTGGTGAAGTGAAAATTGCTAGGGAAATCCTGGACCGAGCCACAGTGGAGGTCATCTACAAACCTAAGTCAGGGTTGCCTGGATGTTCTGAAAGACTGCATGAACGATACATTCGAAATACAGTAGAGACAGCTATATTGGCTTCCCTTCACCCAagatcatgtatatcagtgacaGTACAAGAGCTGCAAAACTCGGGCTCCCTGCTTGCGTGTTCGGTGAATGCAGCTTGTTTAGCTTTGTTAGATGCGTGTGTGAACATGAAATACCTGATAGCTGGTGTCCATGTGATCATAGATAGAGAGGGCAACATGATACTCGACCCAGACCTCAAGCAGGAGATGGAGAAAGTGGCTggtgtgacatttgtgttggAGAACCAGaactacagtgttgtcactatgtCCAGTAGGGGCAGTCTGACCACGGAACACTTCCACAAATGTCTTCTGTACGCCCAGGCTGCTGCAAAACAAATCTTCTCATTCTACAGGATTGCTGTTgaaaagaaaatgtcaaaacCATGA
- the LOC137283664 gene encoding exosome complex component RRP46-like isoform X1: MMAMNNYESRNINTRITRSLERVPPVPPSFFMVNSFSGTFRQKVVISVSHGSPVVMIINKRIQVGPKIESSVMPDLRPMTSDLGVLTRPDGTVTFTQGDTGILAAVYGPGEVKIAREILDRATVEVIYKPKSGLPGCSERLHERYIRNTVETAILASLHPRSCISVTVQELQNSGSLLACSVNAACLALLDACVNMKYLIAGVHVIIDREGNMILDPDLKQEMEKVAGVTFVLENQNYSVVTMSSRGSLTTEHFHKCLLYAQAAAKQIFSFYRIAVEKKMSKP, from the exons ATGATGGCTATGAATAACTATGAGTCCAGGAATATAAACACTAGGATAACACGTTCACTGgaaagagttccacccgtaCCCCCATCTTTTTTCATG GTTAATAGCTTCTCTGGCACCTTTAGACAGAAAGTAGTGATCAGTGTCAGTCATGGAAGTCCAGTGGTTATGATCATAAACAAAAGGATACAAGTGGGACCCAAAATTGAAA GTTCAGTCATGCCTGATCTGCGGCCAATGACCAGTGACCTGGGAGTACTGACTAGACCCGATGGAACTGTAACCTTCACTCAAGGTGACACAGGAATCCTAGCAGCAGTCTATGGACCTGGTGAAGTGAAAATTGCTAGGGAAATCCTGGACCGAGCCACAGTGGAGGTCATCTACAAACCTAAGTCAGGGTTGCCTGGATGTTCTGAAAGACTGCATGAACGATACATTCGAAATACAGTAGAGACAGCTATATTGGCTTCCCTTCACCCAagatcatgtatatcagtgacaGTACAAGAGCTGCAAAACTCGGGCTCCCTGCTTGCGTGTTCGGTGAATGCAGCTTGTTTAGCTTTGTTAGATGCGTGTGTGAACATGAAATACCTGATAGCTGGTGTCCATGTGATCATAGATAGAGAGGGCAACATGATACTCGACCCAGACCTCAAGCAGGAGATGGAGAAAGTGGCTggtgtgacatttgtgttggAGAACCAGaactacagtgttgtcactatgtCCAGTAGGGGCAGTCTGACCACGGAACACTTCCACAAATGTCTTCTGTACGCCCAGGCTGCTGCAAAACAAATCTTCTCATTCTACAGGATTGCTGTTgaaaagaaaatgtcaaaacCATGA